The DNA region CTGGAGACCAGGGCAGCGGGTCTGACGTGGCCGCGGTGACTGGAGGCAGGGACCGTGACGTGCTCGGCGCAGCCCGCGTGACTCCACCTGAGGAGCAGCGAGGCTCTTTGGAGACGCCGGAAAACCCTCGACCAAACCCGAGGCATTAAAGGCTCCATGACGGGTCCAGACGTCCTCTGAGACAGACGGTACATGACGCACATGAGTTACAGCCGAGAGGACGATTTACTGACAATGGCACTGAACGACGCAGCAGAATATCATTTGCAACAAACCAACTTATAAGTTTTACGTTTTAGTATTTACGTCCTGAGTTTCTTTATTATTGCTCACTTAGTACAGGCCATGCTTCGTTCATGGGATTATGATTTACAATGCAGGTCAGTGCGTGGAGCTACAGAACAGGTGACGTCAAGGTCGTCACATCTAAGTTCTCCCCTTATAAGTAATGCATCTATTCAATGGTTTGGCTGGAAGCAGATGCACTAAACAGCTATCGAGGAGACGGTAGAGACGAGCGACAGGCTCCACAACCATCAGCTCAGACAGTTTTTAGCAGTTTGGCTAGCTGCAGTTAGCTTCCCCCGTCTGCAGATGGCAcgaagcacagacacagataatCAACTAGAACTCACCTTCGGGTAGACGACTAAAAAGTCTTTATTTGGAGTAGTTTAGTTAAAAAATATAAGCAAAAAATGACATTTCTACCAAGTTGATGAGCGGCTAAGGTCGCTAAACCGTGCTGCAGCTCTTCTTTAGCATCACACGTGGGCGCCACCTGCAGGCCCGGAGGAGTAAACGCACAAAAGCGCATCAGAGACAGCGCTTCATCCACATTGTTATTTCGATCATTATGCCCCAGTTTTTAATCTGTCTGTGAATGGTTTTGATAAATTTCAGTTTCTATTTTGTCATTTATAACTTTCTCAGTTTGCATTGTTTAGTTGTGTTGCTGTCTGTGAATCCTGATTCTGCCATTGTCACGTTGTCTTATTTAAGTCAATAATCGTGTTAGACTTAAAAATGACCGAAAGACAAGTGAACACTTTAAATACGTCTGTAATACGCATTGTCATGTACATGTCGTGAACAGGTCTGACCTCTCAGCGTCTCTTTAATGGTTCAGGTTGGTGTTGATTTCAAGACCAGCTTTCATTCAATTAGGCTTTTCCACAGGAAAACTGCGTGTCCATGCCGCGTTCAATGATAATACGTTGTTCCTATTAGCGCTGACAGGCCAATGTTGCTAATGTCAGAAACAAAAGGTGAAAATTAAGGCTCTGTTCAcacattttttcatttcagcattATCTGCTACTGCAGAAGCTCCAGTCTGAAACTCTTTCTACATCAGTTGCCTACACTATAAAAAGGTGAAGCTTTTACAATCTTacattaaaaccttttttattacatttccaTGTTCTGTAAATTTCGTGGAGCTGGAACCAGGACATGTTTACGGGCAGAGGTAAGGAGGGGAAATGGATAAAAGGGCAATGGcttgaaaacacatttaatgggTCATTTGGGTTTGGTGCCTACATGCTGCACATCAAAAACAAGAGCTCCTGATCAGGCACACAAAGCTTTTAAATGGCTGGGCTGTGGTGTAATGATGCGCTGGGACAGACTGGCAACATGTCAATGGAAGCTGAGATGAGAAATAGAAAAAGTAGACACATGCAAATCTACTTTTCCTGCCTTTCCTGAGTTTTACAACAACACGGTGACATTTCAATCCAGCTGTGTTGTTGCACTTGATGGGTTTTTCTACTACCTCTTGTAATCTTTGTCTTTTGTTAACATTAAACTCCACTGGAGTCTGTGATAATGCACTTTCTCTGGCTGTATAGTGTCTCATCCCAGTAATTTTAAACCTTTATTTCCCTTCGGTCAACGATGGACAGCCCTCGTGCACGACATGGTTGAGTGTCTCTTCTGCTTCAGGTTGACAACATCTTTAAGTCTGCAGGGTTGAGATAGAAAGATGACTCCTATGTCCATTACGTCTGTGCCTCTTTCATCCATTTATCTAGTGACTCTCATTGTGTAAGACGAAGAATGGACGACTGAATGTCTCTGAGATGTAAACAACCCCCTCAGGCCAGGTTTATCTACATAGGAGAGACAGGAGACGTCCAGAGACACAAAGCCATCACAGACAAAAACTAAATGATCACCAATAACAAACTGACCTCATTTTGGTGGTTTTTAAAAACGCTTGTTAAGTTATAAACTATAAAAAGAAATACAGTCATGCATTAAACAGATAACAGTGAACGTCTGTTGATATGCTGCAGTAAAATACTAAAGACTGATTCAATAATAATATGTTCTACTGGTGCCCTGATGTTACACTATTGGCTTGAGCTTTTAAAAAGTCATATTAAAACCTCTTTGTTTCGTATACATACGCCCCATTAAAGCGCTTGTATGTGAAAGCCCACCTTCACTTCCACTGACGTTCACGTCCTCGTGTTTCAGTGAGACTCTCAGTCGCGTTGCCTCCAGCGATTTGTGAGCCTAAAATGGAAAACATGTAGGAGCCTTGTAATTTAATAGAAGCTAATAACTTCCCACCATGAGGAAGGGAAACCTTTGCTACTTCTCTACAGCTGCTATCACAACATATTTCAGTCACACTAATGCTCAGGCGCAGGTATTTCAAAGACATATGAAAATATTGTATAATAATTATAGGGCTCTTGTTGATCTTGGTTTTTATAGTTTACGGATacatttaaaaagtattttGGAGCCAGAGCAGGATTATAGTCAGCAAATAAGCATCAAAGTcagactaaataaataaatctgtgtcGATGCaatgtgaaaagaaaacaaaacaccaacaaTTAAACCTCCTGCTCATTATTACAGATATTGGCTTATTACCATATTGTGGAGATCAGCAGAGGTGTTTCCATGGAGGTGTTCTTACCATGTTTTCTGCTGTATGACACAACCATGTCAGATTCATAGACATCCTAAGTGGAAGCTCTGCCGTGATGGTGATCATCACGTCGCTCCATCAGCAGCACTCTAACCTGTAACGACCTGTAACGAGCTGCGTAATCAGCAGTCAACATTgacttttttcctcctcatggATCTAAACCGCTGTAAAGTGAAATGCCGTCGGGCCATCAAGAGCTGTAAACACATGGAACATCTGTTTGACTGGTGGGGGGGTACATTTAAATCACTTAATTATCCATGCAGCGCAGTGAACATCAGAGCCATTACAGCATTAAACACTCACCAAGAGGCCGACGATGCTGCTCCTCAACtattgtgattgacagctgagggCTGTAAAAAGCTGTTGGACATCATGGTGAAGACGACCggaaaataaaatgacttaactctgagtttgtgtgtgtgtgtgtgtgtgtgtgtgtatgtgtgtgtgtatgtgtgtgtgtgtgtgtggagttggGATGGGCTACGCACTAGTtagaaggaggtggagagatGATCTGCAGTGATTAAATGGAAGGTGGATGGTGCATTATAAAAAGAGGCACGAGCGCGGGTCAGCAGTGGATCCGCTGGGTTGGAGTAGGAGCGGCCGAGcagtcacagacagaacagaacccgGCAGAGACGTGAAGAGCAGACGAAGCGAGCCGAGATGCGCTTggtgctgcctctgctcctgtgtgCGGTGCTGGGCCTGGTCCAGGTGAGGGCGGACATGAAGGCCATGAAGCTGTGCGGCCGCGAGTTCCTGAGGGCCGTGGTTTACACCTGCGGAGGCTCCCGATGGAGGAGAGTCCTCACAGAGGCCGACGTGGACGGTGAGTCCAAACACTGCACTTACACCGAGTGAAGGGCGCTTCTGCTGGGATTTTTTCCTCTACTGTATTTGACGTGATGTttgtccacacagacacaaagtgttTAAACATGTAAGTCTTATGTCCTGCTAAAGTTTACTgatactatactgtatgtttatgtctCTGCATATTATTCTCAAACAGGTGAGAGGAACGGCTCTGAGAGAACCGTTTCCTGAGCTGCCGGCCAAAAAAATGTCATTCTTCTGACATGTGACTACATTTCCTACATACACTGTATAGAGCACACGCATGTTTGAGGGTTTCTCGCTGGGTGGATCACCTCGGTACGCGTGTGTCCTCGTGTCATGCTGTGCAGCAAGTGTGTGGGCAGACGGAGCCCTCGCAGACACACTGACTGCTGTTGGTGCTCGTTCTGCCCGAGGACAGAGATGATGATTAGACGCTggagcctctctctccccctctgacacacacacacacacacacacacacacacacacacacacacacacacacacacacacacacacacacacacacacacacacacacacacacacacacacacacacacactcgagtTAACTCATCCATTGTGCTCATTTAGagtctgctggagcaggagaatTGACCTAACTCTCGTTTTTAAGCCCCCATTTTGTTGTTGCAGGCTTGTCCACgggggagcagagcagcttggagagcctcagcagcagcagcagcagcttgtccaGGCGAGACAGTAACCTGCTGACCACGGTGTGCTGCCAGGTGGGCTGCAGGAAGAGCGACCTCACCTTCCTTTGCTGAGAACCACTGTCCTCCTCTTTCCCACTGTGACCAGACTGAAGTAAATCTAATGTTAAAAAACGCATATGTATATTAATGCTCCATTCCACCGCTGGTATTTTTTCTAACTGTGTTCCTTAGTTTTGTTTGCGTTTTGAAATGTGGACGACCTGAGCATCTgtgaacatacagtacgtcTGTAGCCAAGCTGGAACATGTGTCCTGTTCAAATATAGGAGAGAAACCAGGGCAGGTGTCCTGTCTGTAGCAGACaacctccatctctgctttgATGTATTTATAAACCCGAGGTTGTTTTTGTCAAATAAATGTTCTTGCACAGTCATTAAACATGGTCACGTCTTCCTGATAATAAAggacaacaacacacacgctAATACAATGAGACAACGACTGGGAGCCGCTGACATAAACATAAGAAGGAGAAAGCGTCCAGTTataacttttatttgttttggaaAGAAGCAAACTAAAGTTCTCAGTTCATCTTAGCGttgttatgtactgtacaatcaGCTTGCACACGTGTTTGAGGTTAACGGTACAGAACCAGGAAGCATCCTGGCTtagagcacacacagacacactcccCGCTCTCTGCTCGACACCAACACAGGCAACAGACACTCAACAACGCGTCGCACGGCGTAGCTGCACAACCTGTGACTGCATGCAACAATGACACGCTCAGCACTGAGAGGAAGCGCATGTTTGATTTCCTTCCAATTAGACTTTTGTTCCGTCTTTCATAGATAATGGGGTGGAGCGTCTTCTGCACCTCTGGAGATAATGCTGTTGTGTCTGTTGCACGGATGGTTTTAAGATTAactaagaaataaaaaatgtgatcACACTAATGCATTAGCAGAGGCCAAGTGGCACCAACTCAGTGCTCTCTTAGACAAGGTTTTAATTTCAGCATGAGCCACATCACAGCGGTTTAGTGGTGATGTGGTCCTAAAGGTCctatattattatagtattaGGAAGTAGCAGTGTTGTAAGATCAGCTGAGGCTGATTCAGTGATTGGTTGCATTAAGCAGAATGAAGGCAGTACAGTACAAAGATCCTCAGctacacttcacacacacatgcttcttGTTCCTCATGTTGAGTGTCAGAGCATTCGGGAAGTTCAACATCATCAgcacagtgtttttttccacattaaACAATATAGTATTCTTCATTTTtatccattttaaaaatattcagcttATTTTTCTTCATGGAGGACAGAGCGTCCTAGGGTACAcacaggaaatacaaaaaacaaaagctaaaagaaaaataagcatTTTGGTCAACTTAACCTTGCTTCACATGCTCGTTCAACTCATGTCATCTCACAGAGACCGTTACAGTTATGCAAAGTAAAGCCATGGACTCGAGCGCCGGTCGGATACCCAGGGATGTGCTCATGATATATTCACGGAATGTAGATACCACTGAAGAGGATGGAAACAGGCGCGAAGCTGCCTGATGACAAACAAAGGGGCAAAGCTGTGTCGTCTCAGTGTGACTGTCTGTTTCCCAGAAgggggtttaaaaaaaaacaacaacaacgacaacacaaaacaaaacaagctgatCCCAGTAAACAAGTCGTGGTTTCAGTCTCAGTAGTGGTACAGCAGTTTCCACACCTACGGGAAACACGCTGCGCTGCTTCCTCCTCGAGAACTAGACCAAGATGCTGCATCTTAGCTTCTACTTAGCGCTAACTGTCTTAATTCTCAGCTCAGCCAGACAGGAAAGGGCAGCACGTTTCCCCAGACGCCGCCCTGCTCCTTCATCACCCGTGGTATGACTGATCTACATTAACACTGCTTTCATAAAGCATAACAGAATACAGGAAGATATTTATATTCTTCTTTAAATTACCCCCACCCACCCATATATAGCTCAAATCTTCTGCTCCACTTGAGTTAAAAAATTATATCTgaaataaattcaaaaagttagaccttatactgtacacaggTTACCCAACTACACAGAtaacaaaagagagagagagaattcaaatatttatacCTTCAAGGATTCAGAGTTGAGTGATACCATTCAAATCCTATTCATATACAGAATCACGTTTTATACAACAAGTCATCgtcatcaataaataaaaatagaatgcTGTTGTGTACTCTGGAGTCTAACACTACTGTCCTGGGAACAGCAGAGGCTATCTGACAATACGAGGAGAACAACAAACGCCCTTTAAGATATATATTACTGATTTTAAATGACACTTTGTACACTCTTTTTTGTTCTGACAGGAAAAcatatttttcttattttgcaACCAGTAAGTTGATTCATCATTGCAGCTGCCTAACAGGTTTAAAAACCTCTGCGTGTATTCCAGAGAAAACAGATTGATTTGATCAGTGCGTTTAAAATAAGAAGTAATGGATGTGAGACAAAGTCGCGTGACCCTGTAGTACCAGTAGGTTAAGAGTGACTGTTTTTTACTTAATGTGGTGTTTTAGCCAATGAAAGCCCTGCGCTATGTGCATCTGTATGTAAAAATCACACTGACGCTAAAAGGTCCAGTACAGGAAAAAGCCACGAGACGGCTGCTGCCATGGCGACAGTGAGAACAGCCGTCTCAGGCTTCCAGAGTCCTGTTAAATATGCGATTGAAGGTGTTTGGTTGTATTGTCCCATTGTCTATAATTAGATGCATCAGTGCTCAAAGTGTGTATGTGACTCTAAGGACCTTGTTTTACAGCCATATTTCTCCGGACCGCCACGTTCAGTCAggcagctgcagtgaagcttttaaaaacaccaccacacattgaccagaggaggaaagagacagAGGCACAGACTGTAGAGGAGCGAGGAACCCAGGTATCTAACTGCAGCAATACGGATGTGAAatgaatacaaatacagtaattacatgACTGAAAACAGTTCCACAATGCTATATGCAAGTTATACAATACTGCTGGGTAGGCTGCAAACCTGTTGAGTGGTTCAGAAAGGGGTGCTGgaacatctgtccgggttctgtctgtcctctgtgtCAACCACAGCTCGCTGCACTCGCGTTGTTCAGTTCTGCTCCCAGTGGTTTGGCTTAGTTGTCAGCCAGGTATTTTCCTAAAAAACAGCAATAGAAGGTTTAATTACACAGTCACTTAGTCTGTCTTTAACAGATGCATCCCAGAAAGAATGAATAAACACCAGAACAGAACATCAATTCAGCATGGATTCTGACATATTGAAATTCCGCATCCGTATTCTGAACTGACCTGCGGCAAACCTCTTCTTGACGAGGGAGAAGCGGTACCCAGGGCCGGCCAGTTCAATGTCGCAGCCTGACAGGGTGCTGCCCTCACTGGTGAACTGCACCGCCAGTGGAGCTGGTTTACTTGGGCCGTCTGTTAGCTGGAAGCGGGCCAACAACGAGCCCACACCTGAGGGACGAGAGTCCGGATTCAGACAGATGTCTTCAGGTCATGTGTAAAGAAGTAGGGATGCTAAAATAGCTAAAGTCaattatattaaaacaaaatccTTTCTAATGATGAGAGCGAGGCAGTACAAGGTGTGAGAGTTTAAATACTCTACTGCAGCCTTTGGACTGAGGTGGTATTTTGTAGTAATAGGTGGTATCGTCAGAGAAGCAAGCAGTCCTGTTACATGCAGCATCTTCTTCAGACAGAAGGTGGCAGTGACACGACAGATAAACAAGAATGTCACAGACAGTATAAAACTATAGAGACCGCATGAATATTTGGATTTCGTAAAAGAGAAGCACATGTTGGATCAAATGTGTTTTCGTTTTTAAATCGTTTTCAATGGTACATTCTACTTGGGTCTGACAGATTATGTCAGacttatattatattgtatgaTATTACAGATCCAAAATTACTTCACACAGAGTAGTAATATAACACTGCACATACCTCCATTTTCAGACTTCTGTGAGATATCAGGAATTTTCCATAGGATTCTTGGCTGCTCAGAATTCCTGTCAGGATTAAATGAAGGGAAGTGTCACAAATCTGTGTTATATTTAGCCTTCGAATCAAAACGGCCTTGTTAATTTATTGAGTGCAGGGACAATACCACGCAGCAGGAGGCAAGACGGCCTGTAGCTTTGAAACCCCTCCGTCGACAGGAACGAGGAACTGGACGTTGTTGAGGGCCATAGGCGTTGACATGGCCTCGCCGTTGTATTTATAGTCTATCCTAAGGTCAGTGCTGGTGGGCTCACACCTCCAGCTCACCGCCAGGTTCAGTGGAGTGGACTGGAGGCCCTGTGTCGATACCTGCAGAAAACAGATTTAGACaaaatgttcatgtttattTTAGCTGAATCCGAATGAATTCAGATTAGAATGACCTCAGTGTTGCATTTCTGTTTCGCCTACATGGCCTGATGTGAGCTCAGTTAGGACCTCATGCCTACCTGATACTTGAGCATGTCCACGTTGTAGTACGTCGCCTGTGGCTTCTGCTCCGCCACCTTCTTTAGGTGGGATATCAGGTTTGGCATGTTCACCCAGAAGTCCTTGGCATCTGCCTTGGCTTGTGTGGTGGTGTCGCTGGTGGAGAAGCACATTTAATGTGAGTTTTTACCTGTCGAGCTATTTTACATCAGGTGTCAGTCAGCCACATGACCTTTACAGGTGGAAGTgggtattttattttaactccCTAATCCTCATCCTCACTAGTCTTAAAACCAAACTCATATGCAGAAGGGTCATAGTTATATTATAAGCCACTTTAACATCATCTAACAATTTTAAAACAGAGTAATgacaataatttaattattctttgtttaatattctttgtattatttaaagcatttaaaataGTCTGACCTTTGCTACACACAAACGTGTTCTGCCAATaatatatcatcatcatcatcttaatCATCATCTAATAAAATCTTTTGGATATATTTAATACATTAGCTAATATAGAGAGTCATTTAAACAAATGATGCAACATGTAGCATGCTCTTAAAGCCATAACGCACATGCTCTGAGTgaataaacattaaatacaACTTACTGCACAGTGAGTAAGAGCAACTGATTAGGTTATAATGAAGTTTTGTTAAACTCTGAAACTTACAAAATGAAAGAGAGGGGGTTTTGAAGTTAGGCAATAAAGCATTCAGGCTTGAACCGtatgagaggaggaggcagttaACGTTATGGTGTCATCTTTTCACTTCTTCACACTGTGTATTTATGAGGTGCCGGGCTCACGACTGTGTCATTACCAGCAGAGGAGCTGGGGGTTAGGCAGCACATGCTCCAGTCGACTGTAGTTGGTTATGCTGAAGGTTAGCACGGCGGGGGACGGGTTATTGGCAAAGTGCCGCGTGATTCCCGCCGGAAACGACAAAACCATCTCACCTATAATTTTCACAACACACCTGAGGgaaagaggaggggaaggaTTAGAGAGCGACTGGAGAGAggcagcaaaaaaataaaatgctacaCATGTCACTGGTTTAACAGATCAGATGCTGCTGAATTATTTTGACAGCTCTTTATATATTTTTCAATTAATTGTTACTATATATTAAAAGATGTCTCATAACTACTGAGAGTGAGAAAGTTCTGTCTGTTTAGAAAGaaatttattgtttgttgtaGTATAGAAAATGATTCCAATACTTGCGTCTCACACGTTATTAATAATCATTATGTGCCTTGTTGTTACCCATTAAGTTAGAAGGAGTTAAATTAATGATTAGTAGTTTAACATGTAGGTGAATGGTCATTACTGAAGGTCCAATACGGTTTAAGAGATATAAAACGCTCTCTCGGCCACTCACAAAAAGCTGTGATTTATGACCCAGGGCAGAGGAATTGTATGGAGGTAAAGAATGACAGCGTGTGTGGATGGGTGACGCCATCTGTTAACCTACTTGCTGGGATCGGCTCCTTTAAAGAAGGCGTTGACGGTCTCTGTGAACGCAGCGGCCACAGGGAGAGTGTCCTGCGCCCCCATTGTGAGAGGGCTGGGCCCcctggagcagcctggaggtagcacacgcatgcacacatgtCAGAACACTGAACCACACCAGGAACAGGGTCAGACACTTTCACACATAGTTATGAATTTCAGTGTTTATACTCGAAAGCCATAAACATAAATTACACATTGTAAGTCGGTTTAGAAGAGATATTTCACGTTCCAGCTAATTAAGGCAGACTCACTCTGCTTAACCAATAATGTGCAgatgtgatgagtgtgtgttgaAATGAAACTTTGAGGCAAATTAAGCTCAGACCAAACATCTGTGTTAGTAAGACGGCATGAAAACAGCAGGTTATGTGCAGAAGacacctgtttgtctgtgagacTGCAAACTAAACCCATTTTATGCATCGCCTCGGCGTATTTATCAGACTGAATGAAAGCGGCAGACATGTAGAAAGGCTGAAGAGTATCTGCATGCTTTCAAGACATGCTGCTCTAGCTGAACAGTTCAGACAAGATCAAAGAGGATCAGAGCGCCCGACGATCAAACCAAAAACCATATGACCGAAAGGGGAAGAAGTGGCGACGAAGAGATTAGTGCACAAACAACGATGGCTCTTGAG from Betta splendens chromosome 4, fBetSpl5.4, whole genome shotgun sequence includes:
- the insl5a gene encoding insulin-like 5a, which produces MRLVLPLLLCAVLGLVQVRADMKAMKLCGREFLRAVVYTCGGSRWRRVLTEADVDGLSTGEQSSLESLSSSSSSLSRRDSNLLTTVCCQVGCRKSDLTFLC